One window from the genome of Candidatus Didemnitutus sp. encodes:
- a CDS encoding glycoside hydrolase 43 family protein, which translates to MTLTPAPSSSAPAAAPAPWSADRGDGTYQNPVLYADYSDPDAIRVGDDYWMTSSSFGHVPGLPILHSRDLVNWTLVNHALPALVPREHFASPRHGAGVWAPSLRYHDGKFWIFYPDPDFGLYVITAKDPRGAWSEPLLVKAGQGLIDPCPLWDDDGQAYLIHGWAKSRAGINNQLTLHRLAPDGTRVLDDGQVIIDANQLPGWRTLEGPKLYKRDGYYYVFAPAGGVTEGYQAVFRAKNIWGPYENRIVLEQGATPVNGPHQGAWVDTPQGEHWFFHFQELPAYGRVVHLQPMRWRSDGWPVMGEAADRDGAKSQPVLRHAKPALPPQPRAVPATSDEFDAPTLSLQWQWQANPRAEWFSLTKKTGALSLRFVATPSADSHWSTPQLLLQKFPAPDFTATTTLTVDGGAEGDRTGLMVFGYDYAWLGWTKRDGRDLLVLRSCRSAQKGGREHDLIALDAPPGPLHLRVTVSAGGLCRFAYSTDGRDFTPIGGEFQASSSQWVGAKLGVFAAARPEATSAGRAHFASFVVRR; encoded by the coding sequence ATGACGCTCACTCCGGCCCCTTCCTCGTCCGCTCCGGCCGCCGCACCCGCACCGTGGTCCGCCGACCGCGGCGACGGCACTTACCAGAATCCCGTGCTCTACGCGGATTACTCGGACCCGGACGCCATTCGCGTGGGCGACGATTATTGGATGACGTCGTCGAGCTTCGGCCACGTGCCCGGCCTGCCGATCCTGCACTCGCGCGATCTGGTCAACTGGACACTCGTGAACCACGCGTTGCCCGCGCTCGTGCCGCGCGAACACTTCGCCTCACCGCGCCACGGCGCCGGCGTGTGGGCGCCTTCGCTGCGCTATCACGACGGGAAATTCTGGATCTTTTATCCCGATCCGGATTTCGGCCTCTACGTCATCACGGCCAAAGATCCGCGCGGCGCGTGGTCCGAACCGCTCCTCGTCAAAGCCGGCCAAGGCCTCATCGATCCGTGCCCGCTCTGGGACGACGATGGCCAGGCCTACCTGATCCACGGCTGGGCGAAGAGCCGCGCCGGCATCAACAACCAGCTCACGCTCCACCGCCTCGCGCCCGACGGCACGCGCGTGCTCGACGACGGCCAGGTCATCATCGACGCCAACCAACTCCCCGGCTGGCGCACGCTCGAAGGCCCGAAACTCTACAAGCGCGACGGCTACTACTACGTCTTCGCGCCCGCGGGCGGCGTGACCGAGGGATACCAAGCCGTCTTCCGCGCGAAGAACATCTGGGGTCCCTACGAAAACCGCATTGTGCTCGAGCAGGGCGCGACGCCCGTCAACGGCCCGCACCAAGGCGCGTGGGTCGACACGCCACAGGGCGAGCACTGGTTTTTCCATTTCCAGGAGCTGCCCGCCTACGGCCGCGTCGTGCATCTCCAGCCGATGCGCTGGCGGAGCGACGGCTGGCCCGTGATGGGCGAAGCGGCCGACCGCGATGGTGCGAAAAGCCAACCCGTGCTCCGCCACGCCAAACCCGCGCTCCCACCGCAACCGCGCGCCGTGCCCGCGACCTCGGACGAATTCGACGCGCCCACGCTCAGCCTCCAATGGCAATGGCAGGCGAACCCGCGCGCCGAATGGTTCTCGCTCACGAAAAAAACCGGCGCGCTCTCGCTGCGCTTCGTCGCCACGCCATCCGCCGACTCGCATTGGTCGACACCGCAGCTGCTGCTCCAGAAATTCCCCGCGCCCGATTTCACCGCGACAACCACGCTCACGGTCGACGGCGGCGCGGAAGGCGACCGCACAGGCCTGATGGTTTTCGGCTACGACTACGCCTGGCTCGGCTGGACGAAGCGCGATGGACGCGACCTCCTCGTGCTGCGCAGCTGCCGCAGTGCCCAAAAGGGCGGCCGCGAACACGATCTCATCGCGCTCGACGCCCCGCCGGGGCCGCTGCATCTGCGCGTCACGGTCAGCGCGGGCGGCCTCTGCCGCTTCGCCTACAGCACCGACGGCCGGGACTTCACGCCGATCGGCGGCGAGTTTCAGGCCTCCTCCAGCCAATGGGTCGGCGCGAAGCTCGGCGTGTTCGCCGCCGCACGCCCGGAGGCAACGAGCGCCGGACGCGCGCATTTCGCGTCATTCGTCGTTCGTCGCTGA
- a CDS encoding LacI family DNA-binding transcriptional regulator, with translation MPPEATLEDVAQRAGVHRSTVSLALRNSPRIRPEVRERIQAIAKEIGYRVNPLVATLMRSRRSGHAIKHVCLAYVTNYPTRYGWRPEHHDRPDFFPGAQQRAEELGYKLEHFWLAEPGMTPARMSDILSRRAITGVLLGRLPPGQSALELCWDRFSAVALGYTLRAPELHHVAEDPFSGITQIVEQCLARGYQRLGFAVVDVDDSPSWGDRLVGAFLRAQSRLPRANHIPPCDFDPGPAFREKFLAWVRKWKPDAIVSTRGQPTFNWLREAGYSVPRDVGLATMINNHPEHGISGIYNDPRSLGALATEMVVGMLHRGETGLPAEPHFVLAPGRWLDAGTLRAPVK, from the coding sequence ATGCCTCCGGAAGCCACCTTGGAAGACGTCGCCCAACGCGCGGGAGTCCACCGCTCGACGGTCTCGCTCGCGCTGCGCAACAGCCCGCGCATCCGACCCGAGGTCCGCGAACGCATCCAGGCCATCGCGAAGGAAATCGGCTACCGCGTGAACCCGCTCGTCGCGACGCTCATGCGCTCGCGCCGCTCCGGCCACGCGATCAAGCACGTCTGCCTCGCCTACGTGACGAATTATCCCACGCGCTACGGCTGGCGTCCGGAGCATCACGATCGCCCGGATTTTTTTCCCGGCGCCCAACAGCGCGCCGAGGAACTCGGCTACAAGCTCGAGCACTTCTGGCTCGCCGAACCCGGCATGACGCCCGCGCGCATGAGCGACATCCTCAGCCGCCGCGCCATCACCGGCGTGCTGCTCGGCCGCCTGCCGCCCGGTCAGTCGGCGCTCGAGCTGTGTTGGGACCGTTTCTCCGCCGTGGCGCTCGGCTACACGCTGCGCGCGCCGGAGCTGCACCACGTGGCCGAGGACCCGTTTTCCGGCATCACGCAGATCGTCGAGCAATGCCTCGCCCGCGGTTACCAGCGGCTCGGCTTCGCCGTGGTCGATGTCGACGACAGCCCGAGCTGGGGCGACCGTCTCGTCGGCGCGTTCCTGCGCGCCCAATCCCGGCTGCCGCGCGCGAATCACATTCCACCGTGCGACTTCGATCCGGGCCCGGCATTTCGCGAGAAATTCCTCGCATGGGTGAGAAAATGGAAACCCGACGCCATCGTGAGCACGCGCGGCCAGCCGACGTTCAACTGGCTGCGCGAGGCCGGCTACTCCGTGCCGCGCGACGTCGGCCTCGCAACGATGATCAACAACCATCCCGAGCACGGCATTTCCGGCATCTACAACGACCCGCGCAGCCTCGGCGCGCTCGCGACCGAGATGGTGGTCGGCATGCTGCACCGCGGTGAAACCGGTCTGCCCGCCGAGCCCCACTTCGTGCTGGCGCCCGGCCGCTGGCTCGACGCCGGCACACTGCGCGCGCCGGTGAAGTGA
- a CDS encoding VCBS repeat-containing protein — protein sequence MISRAPTSRLLLAAVSALLAPSVVVAAEALWQAGARVIVDKAGAGHRAVVLRAEPSRAFVAYEGADEAFDEWVENDRIRSARPRVEPPKNEAEKNAPETAESAATPVPEPLPRALELPRPARDAVVATAWLEQMPRTAPDAPVRFNTATLPVPQFAFGPTAGIATAQPPVHAVLLYSGNRIRGFAAIENGIVLYGRDNVKGFKSTGTLDLSSLGGFTPEVLVAGDLNHDGETDLVVAAGPLLQVFFGSADGVFVPTLKPYRSTEPLRAAATGRFFTGALGWGVAVVEGYDRFRLLQVAQSGVTPMGDPYTVKFDRITRLAAGDFDGDGFADIAVTTEDKGRCTGAWMFFNQHGATKPFLWPVGGRDDFARDVVVADLDRDGRDDLILTDNDVERGERIRVVFGASGRAGWEDPWELVASEFGLGLGTASVVVADFNHDGRLDIGIGGRNGLRVYLGADYRRFSRNPVWPRLATGNDFPEQRVFLAGDFDGDGAADLLGYTPVFATGYNLVYNATPLRPDGVHVPAPLKERAVAQASTTVTKIEGPRSDLPEGAPVLRHLASRAEPYGQWRYRIVLEVAALADNAVIESLEAICRYDSPDAPTQEIAALVHRDTEQQWSIEVTLPRGRTYEFRINAKDDKGRAAAPLRVTVNP from the coding sequence ATGATTTCCCGCGCCCCCACGTCGCGCCTGCTTCTCGCCGCGGTTTCCGCTCTTCTCGCCCCCTCCGTCGTCGTCGCCGCTGAGGCGCTCTGGCAGGCCGGGGCGCGCGTCATCGTCGACAAGGCCGGCGCCGGGCACCGCGCCGTCGTGTTGCGCGCCGAGCCGTCGCGGGCGTTCGTGGCCTACGAGGGCGCCGACGAGGCGTTCGACGAGTGGGTGGAAAACGATCGCATCCGCAGCGCCCGCCCGCGCGTCGAGCCGCCGAAAAACGAGGCGGAGAAAAACGCGCCGGAAACGGCCGAGTCCGCCGCGACGCCTGTGCCGGAGCCGTTGCCGCGCGCGCTCGAGCTGCCGCGGCCGGCGCGCGACGCCGTCGTCGCCACGGCGTGGCTCGAGCAAATGCCCCGCACCGCGCCGGACGCGCCCGTGCGTTTCAACACCGCGACGCTGCCCGTGCCGCAATTCGCCTTCGGCCCCACGGCGGGCATCGCCACCGCGCAACCGCCCGTGCACGCGGTGCTGCTGTATTCCGGCAATCGCATCCGCGGTTTCGCCGCGATCGAGAACGGCATCGTGCTCTACGGCCGCGACAACGTGAAGGGCTTCAAATCCACCGGCACGCTCGACCTCTCCAGCCTCGGCGGCTTCACGCCCGAAGTGCTCGTCGCCGGCGATCTTAATCACGATGGCGAGACCGACCTCGTCGTCGCCGCCGGCCCGCTTCTCCAGGTGTTCTTCGGTTCGGCGGACGGCGTTTTCGTGCCGACCCTCAAACCCTATCGCTCGACGGAGCCGCTGCGCGCCGCCGCGACCGGCCGCTTCTTCACCGGCGCGCTCGGCTGGGGCGTCGCCGTCGTCGAGGGCTACGATCGCTTCCGCCTCCTGCAAGTCGCGCAAAGCGGCGTCACGCCGATGGGCGATCCTTACACGGTGAAATTCGATCGCATCACGCGGCTCGCTGCGGGCGATTTCGACGGCGACGGCTTCGCCGACATCGCGGTGACGACCGAGGACAAGGGCCGCTGCACCGGTGCGTGGATGTTCTTCAACCAACACGGCGCGACCAAGCCGTTCCTCTGGCCCGTCGGCGGACGCGACGACTTCGCGCGCGACGTCGTCGTCGCCGACCTCGATCGCGACGGCCGCGATGACCTGATCCTGACCGACAACGACGTCGAGCGCGGCGAACGCATCCGCGTGGTCTTCGGCGCCTCGGGCCGCGCGGGCTGGGAAGACCCGTGGGAGCTCGTCGCGAGTGAATTCGGCCTCGGGCTCGGCACGGCGTCGGTTGTCGTGGCGGATTTCAACCACGACGGACGCCTCGACATCGGCATCGGCGGCCGCAACGGCCTGCGCGTGTATCTCGGCGCGGATTACCGCCGCTTCAGCCGCAATCCCGTCTGGCCGCGCCTCGCCACGGGCAACGATTTCCCCGAGCAACGCGTGTTCCTCGCCGGCGATTTCGACGGCGACGGCGCCGCCGATTTGCTCGGCTACACGCCGGTCTTCGCCACCGGCTACAACCTCGTCTACAACGCCACGCCGCTGCGCCCCGACGGCGTGCACGTGCCCGCGCCGCTGAAGGAGCGCGCGGTCGCGCAGGCGAGCACGACGGTGACGAAGATCGAAGGACCGCGCTCGGACCTGCCCGAGGGTGCGCCGGTGCTGCGCCACCTCGCGAGCCGCGCCGAGCCTTACGGCCAATGGCGCTATCGCATCGTCCTCGAAGTCGCCGCGCTCGCCGACAACGCCGTCATCGAATCGCTCGAGGCGATCTGCCGCTACGACTCGCCCGACGCGCCGACGCAGGAAATCGCCGCGCTGGTCCATCGCGACACCGAGCAGCAGTGGTCGATCGAGGTCACGCTGCCGCGCGGCCGCACCTACGAATTCCGCATCAACGCGAAGGACGACAAGGGCCGCGCCGCCGCCCCGCTGCGCGTCACGGTCAATCCCTGA
- a CDS encoding MBL fold metallo-hydrolase: MNRRDFLVTTSAAFSLSFLARGSLFGQNATPAASAPAPAPAAPTPPPVKVEFKDLRRGVGLFTGRGGTIGWLSNKDALVAVDTQFADTAAQFLAGLPGRDGRMLDAVIDTHHHWDHTGGNATLRPAAKKLVAHEAVPALQKAAAARSPQLGEPTIPDTLFSDTWRMDVGDEVVSAKFFGPSHTGGDIAVHFEKANVVHTGDLVFNRLYPVTPKVDGCKMQHWRDVLPQLAAHYPADAIYIFGHGNPKFGVTGTKADVLAMAGFLDALIAHVAAGIKAGKSKAEIVTQQNLDAFPDYHAAQNSRLPGNLGTIYDELTGA; this comes from the coding sequence ATGAATCGCCGCGACTTCCTCGTCACGACCTCCGCGGCCTTCTCGCTCAGCTTTCTCGCGAGAGGCTCGCTGTTTGGACAGAATGCCACCCCGGCGGCTTCGGCGCCCGCGCCGGCTCCCGCCGCCCCCACGCCGCCGCCGGTGAAGGTGGAATTCAAGGATCTGCGGCGCGGCGTCGGCCTCTTCACCGGTCGCGGCGGCACGATCGGCTGGCTCTCCAATAAAGACGCGCTCGTCGCGGTCGACACGCAGTTCGCGGACACCGCGGCCCAATTCCTCGCCGGCTTGCCCGGCCGCGACGGCCGCATGCTCGACGCCGTCATCGATACGCATCACCACTGGGATCACACCGGCGGCAACGCCACGCTGCGCCCGGCCGCGAAGAAACTCGTCGCGCACGAGGCCGTGCCGGCGCTGCAAAAAGCCGCCGCGGCGCGCAGCCCGCAGCTGGGCGAGCCGACGATTCCCGACACGCTTTTCAGCGACACCTGGCGCATGGACGTGGGCGACGAGGTCGTCAGCGCGAAGTTCTTCGGTCCGTCGCACACGGGCGGCGACATCGCGGTGCATTTCGAGAAGGCCAACGTCGTGCACACCGGCGACCTCGTCTTCAACCGCCTCTACCCCGTCACGCCGAAGGTCGACGGATGCAAGATGCAGCATTGGCGCGACGTGTTGCCGCAGCTCGCCGCGCACTATCCGGCCGACGCGATCTACATCTTCGGGCACGGCAACCCGAAGTTCGGCGTCACCGGCACGAAGGCCGACGTGCTCGCGATGGCCGGCTTCCTCGACGCGCTGATCGCGCACGTCGCCGCCGGAATCAAAGCCGGCAAATCGAAGGCCGAGATCGTCACGCAGCAAAACCTCGACGCCTTCCCCGACTACCACGCCGCGCAAAACAGCCGCCTCCCCGGCAATCTCGGCACGATCTACGACGAGCTGACCGGCGCGTGA
- a CDS encoding RNA polymerase sigma factor, whose product MLAPATAAEIQVPSTATVVSFAAHVEATDHELMIAVRAGDVAQLGQLFERYQQRLYAFFLRMTNQPAVSEDLVQVVFYRILKYRHTYRDEGKFTAWIYHLARKVAADHFRKHAKAATATDPVDLHEHPDDATVSPDHSATTSDDLAILRTALARLPLEHREVLVLSRLQNVEHKEIARLCDCSVGAVKVRVHRALKELRDVYFKLRRDQAA is encoded by the coding sequence ATGCTCGCTCCCGCCACAGCCGCCGAAATCCAGGTTCCCTCCACCGCGACAGTCGTTAGTTTCGCCGCCCACGTGGAAGCTACCGATCACGAACTCATGATTGCCGTTCGCGCCGGCGACGTCGCGCAGCTCGGCCAGCTCTTTGAACGCTACCAACAGCGGCTCTACGCCTTCTTCCTGCGCATGACGAACCAGCCGGCCGTCAGCGAGGACCTCGTGCAGGTCGTCTTCTACCGCATCCTGAAATACCGCCACACCTACCGCGACGAAGGCAAATTCACCGCCTGGATCTACCACCTCGCGCGCAAGGTCGCCGCCGATCATTTCCGCAAACACGCCAAAGCCGCCACCGCGACCGACCCCGTCGATCTCCACGAGCATCCCGACGACGCCACCGTCTCGCCCGACCACTCCGCCACCACGAGCGACGACCTCGCCATCCTCCGCACCGCCCTCGCCCGCCTGCCGCTCGAACACCGCGAAGTCCTCGTCCTCTCCCGCCTCCAAAACGTCGAGCACAAGGAAATCGCCCGCCTCTGCGACTGCTCCGTCGGCGCCGTGAAGGTCCGCGTCCACCGCGCGCTCAAGGAACTGCGCGACGTCTACTTCAAGCTTCGCCGCGACCAAGCCGCCTGA
- a CDS encoding zf-HC2 domain-containing protein yields the protein MNCSRVTELFIDYQDGTLPPDEAAQMRAHLASCPTCQREWSALQEITRKLDSLPPPEPSTRLRENFYAMLETHQRDADAPSPFALAKSRLDRFFEAILPAQPALQFAFALALLATGIFAGARFLQKPAVVAPATDEAAKREIADLRKQVDGMGKLVAASLLQQKSTSDRLQTVLATMDLKSPDRKVLTDLVGALAFDPSVNVRLSAVEALAPHAEEDVVRAGLLAALPRENAPLVQLAMIELLANVREPEAAPLFDRLSRDETTDKNVRDAAKRALATLRTPATPADNKPNAQTSSPAQKTV from the coding sequence ATGAACTGCTCCCGCGTCACCGAACTCTTCATCGATTACCAGGACGGCACCCTGCCGCCCGATGAAGCGGCGCAGATGCGCGCCCACCTCGCCTCCTGCCCGACTTGCCAGCGCGAATGGTCCGCCCTTCAGGAAATCACCCGCAAGCTCGACTCGCTCCCGCCACCCGAGCCCTCCACCCGCCTCCGCGAAAACTTCTACGCGATGCTCGAGACGCACCAGCGCGACGCCGACGCACCCAGCCCGTTCGCCCTCGCGAAGAGCCGCCTCGACCGCTTCTTCGAAGCCATCCTCCCCGCGCAACCCGCGCTCCAATTCGCCTTCGCCCTCGCACTCCTCGCCACCGGCATCTTCGCCGGCGCCCGCTTCCTGCAAAAACCCGCCGTCGTCGCCCCCGCCACCGACGAAGCTGCGAAACGCGAAATCGCCGATCTCCGCAAGCAGGTCGACGGCATGGGCAAGCTCGTCGCCGCCTCGCTCCTCCAGCAAAAATCCACCAGCGACCGCCTCCAGACTGTCCTCGCGACGATGGACCTGAAATCGCCCGACCGCAAAGTCCTCACCGACCTCGTCGGCGCGCTCGCGTTCGACCCCTCCGTCAACGTCCGTCTCTCCGCCGTCGAGGCCCTCGCGCCGCACGCCGAGGAAGACGTCGTCCGCGCCGGCCTCCTCGCCGCCCTCCCGCGCGAGAACGCCCCGCTCGTCCAGCTCGCGATGATCGAACTCCTCGCCAACGTCCGCGAACCCGAGGCCGCACCGCTCTTCGACCGCCTCTCGCGCGACGAAACCACCGACAAGAACGTGCGCGACGCCGCCAAGCGCGCCCTCGCCACCCTGCGCACGCCCGCCACTCCCGCTGACAATAAACCCAACGCTCAAACCTCCTCGCCCGCCCAGAAAACCGTCTGA
- a CDS encoding DUF4097 family beta strand repeat protein, whose product MKNPLHLLRFGAACAALALSAAALHAAEDSTDQNTVRSKFSDASKPGTLKVALPWAEVRVSGTDGNEIVVTSSLEQKGKKEVDQDGFRRLDEDVTFEITEKNNVATIVMTGDNPWAAQGAEFNVQVPHNTNLVLRTEAGGDIKVENIDGDIDINSMNGEVALLDIGASAVVNTMNGEVTATFKKAPAKPVSITSMNGEVDVRLPSDTKANLRMRTHNGTIRTNFADNILQTKTEKVSGKGFSYGYGMTHDQARELARHAERMARDAARQARAHAAMIRGDKDANDDKDDDQTPEPPEPAAAPEAPATVTTAVTASTPDTTNVSVGKLTAAPRAPLPPLPGGPVGKSIVGTLNGGGVDIQLSTMNGTITLRQTK is encoded by the coding sequence ATGAAGAACCCACTCCACCTCCTCCGCTTCGGCGCCGCCTGCGCCGCGCTGGCCCTCTCGGCCGCCGCACTGCACGCCGCCGAGGATAGCACCGACCAGAACACCGTCCGCTCCAAATTCAGCGACGCATCCAAACCCGGCACCCTCAAGGTCGCCCTGCCCTGGGCCGAGGTCCGCGTCTCCGGCACCGACGGCAACGAGATCGTCGTCACCTCCTCGCTCGAGCAAAAGGGCAAGAAAGAGGTCGACCAGGACGGCTTCCGCCGCCTCGACGAAGACGTCACCTTCGAGATCACCGAGAAGAACAACGTCGCGACCATCGTCATGACCGGCGACAACCCTTGGGCCGCCCAAGGCGCCGAGTTTAACGTCCAAGTCCCGCACAACACCAACCTCGTCCTCCGCACCGAGGCCGGCGGCGACATCAAGGTCGAGAACATCGACGGCGACATCGACATCAACTCGATGAACGGCGAAGTCGCCCTCCTCGACATCGGCGCCTCCGCCGTCGTCAACACCATGAACGGCGAAGTCACCGCCACCTTTAAGAAGGCCCCCGCCAAACCCGTTTCCATCACCTCGATGAACGGCGAAGTCGACGTCCGCCTGCCCAGCGACACCAAGGCCAATCTCCGGATGCGCACGCACAACGGCACCATCCGGACGAATTTCGCCGACAACATTCTCCAGACCAAAACCGAAAAGGTCAGCGGCAAAGGATTTTCCTACGGCTACGGCATGACGCACGACCAAGCCCGCGAACTCGCCCGCCATGCCGAACGCATGGCCCGCGACGCCGCCCGCCAAGCCCGCGCCCACGCCGCCATGATCCGCGGCGACAAGGACGCCAACGACGACAAGGACGACGACCAGACTCCCGAACCGCCCGAGCCGGCCGCCGCCCCCGAAGCTCCCGCCACCGTCACCACGGCCGTCACCGCCTCCACCCCGGACACCACCAACGTATCCGTCGGCAAGCTCACGGCAGCCCCGCGCGCTCCCCTCCCCCCGCTCCCCGGCGGCCCGGTCGGCAAATCCATCGTCGGCACCCTCAACGGCGGCGGCGTCGACATCCAACTCTCCACCATGAACGGCACCATCACGCTCCGGCAGACCAAGTGA
- a CDS encoding PAS domain S-box protein, with protein sequence MHLTLERKIAAAFVVALALLSAVGIATWRSLVRFERAFGMVEHTHVVLNRLEQIQAQALEVQTGSRGFALSGEPTFLAPIDEAVAKISENLAAIRTLTRDNPAQQGRVERLRALVDREIAVMSRRDEARRTQGPVAALDPAALREGKLVMDELRALIREMEETENALLADRALAARDSAAHTRTTLLLAVALLFVSAAAAGARIQRDFADRKHTDDALRRSRTLFETFFEQSTDAIVVVGATGVIRRINRRSEALFGYPRAELIGQPLEVLMPDRFQERHHTHVQGFHAAPKFRAMGAGLELFARRKDGTEFPVDIMLSPLETDDGRVVLAAIRDITERKAAAAALARSTERIRDLYNRAPCGYHSLDPDGIVVEINDTELEWLGYTRDEIIGRKRFADLLVPDDVAKFAEYFPRFKSTGTAQDNELRLRRKDGSDFHVSISATALYDPEGNYRSSRSIVHNIDARRAAEQRLAALHRELREHSARVEDANRELEAFSYSVSHDLRAPLRHLSGFSTLLLERESSRLDPESRRYLETIVASARRMGELIDALLDFARLVRLPVRRLRVDSHALVGEVLAEKNFESAPDTDWHLDPLPAVDADPALLRQVWINLLGNAAKYSAGRRPPRIHVSAALTPDGREVTFTVRDNGVGFDPRYADKLFKVFSRLHSDREFSGTGIGLALVQRIVARHGGRVWAEGTPGAGAAFFFTLPTASTP encoded by the coding sequence ATGCACCTGACTCTCGAACGCAAGATCGCGGCCGCCTTTGTCGTCGCGCTGGCATTGTTGTCGGCCGTCGGGATCGCGACGTGGCGCAGCCTGGTCCGCTTCGAACGCGCCTTCGGCATGGTGGAGCATACGCACGTCGTGCTCAACCGGCTCGAACAAATCCAGGCTCAAGCCCTCGAGGTGCAGACCGGCTCCCGCGGCTTCGCCCTGAGCGGCGAGCCCACCTTCCTCGCCCCGATCGACGAGGCGGTGGCCAAAATCAGCGAAAACCTCGCCGCCATCCGCACGCTCACCCGCGACAACCCCGCCCAACAAGGCCGCGTCGAACGTCTCCGGGCGCTCGTCGATCGCGAGATCGCCGTGATGTCGCGACGCGACGAGGCGCGCCGCACGCAAGGCCCCGTCGCCGCGCTCGACCCCGCCGCGCTGCGCGAAGGCAAGCTCGTCATGGACGAGTTGCGCGCGCTCATCCGCGAGATGGAGGAAACCGAGAACGCGCTCCTCGCCGACCGCGCCCTCGCGGCGCGCGACAGCGCCGCGCACACCCGCACGACCCTGCTCCTCGCGGTCGCCCTGCTCTTCGTGTCCGCCGCCGCCGCCGGTGCGCGCATCCAGCGGGACTTCGCCGACCGCAAACACACCGACGATGCGCTCCGCCGCTCGCGCACGCTGTTCGAGACGTTTTTCGAACAGTCGACGGACGCCATCGTCGTCGTCGGCGCCACCGGCGTCATCCGCCGCATCAACCGCCGCAGCGAAGCCCTCTTCGGCTACCCGCGCGCCGAGCTCATTGGCCAACCGCTCGAGGTGCTCATGCCCGACCGTTTCCAGGAGCGCCACCACACGCACGTGCAAGGCTTCCACGCCGCGCCCAAATTCCGCGCGATGGGCGCCGGCCTCGAACTCTTTGCCCGCCGCAAGGACGGCACCGAGTTCCCCGTCGACATCATGCTCAGCCCGCTCGAGACCGACGACGGCCGCGTGGTCCTCGCCGCCATCCGCGACATCACCGAGCGCAAGGCCGCCGCCGCCGCACTCGCCCGCTCCACCGAGCGCATCCGCGACCTCTACAACCGCGCCCCCTGCGGCTACCACTCGCTCGATCCCGACGGCATCGTCGTCGAAATCAACGACACCGAACTCGAGTGGCTTGGCTACACCCGCGACGAAATCATCGGCCGGAAACGCTTCGCCGATCTCCTCGTCCCCGACGACGTCGCGAAGTTCGCGGAATATTTTCCCCGCTTCAAATCCACCGGCACCGCCCAGGACAACGAGCTCAGGCTCCGCCGCAAGGACGGCTCCGACTTCCATGTCTCCATCAGCGCCACCGCCCTCTACGACCCCGAAGGCAACTACCGCTCCAGCCGCAGCATCGTCCACAACATCGACGCCCGCCGCGCCGCCGAACAACGCCTCGCCGCGCTCCACCGCGAGCTCCGGGAACACAGCGCCCGCGTGGAGGACGCCAATCGCGAGCTCGAAGCGTTCTCCTATTCCGTCTCGCACGACCTGCGCGCGCCACTGCGGCACCTCTCCGGCTTCTCCACGCTCCTGCTGGAGCGCGAGAGCAGCCGGCTCGACCCCGAAAGCCGCCGCTACCTCGAAACCATCGTCGCCTCGGCCCGGCGCATGGGCGAGCTGATCGACGCCCTGCTCGACTTCGCCCGCCTCGTCCGCCTGCCCGTGCGCCGCCTGCGCGTCGACTCCCACGCCCTCGTCGGCGAAGTGCTCGCCGAGAAAAACTTCGAGTCCGCCCCCGACACCGATTGGCACCTCGATCCGCTCCCCGCGGTCGACGCCGATCCCGCGCTCCTGCGCCAAGTGTGGATCAACCTCCTCGGCAACGCCGCGAAATACTCCGCCGGCCGCCGCCCGCCCCGCATCCACGTCTCCGCGGCACTCACACCCGACGGCCGCGAGGTCACGTTCACCGTGCGCGACAACGGCGTCGGCTTCGACCCGCGCTACGCCGACAAGCTCTTCAAGGTCTTCAGCCGCCTGCACAGCGACCGCGAGTTCAGCGGCACCGGCATCGGACTCGCCCTCGTCCAACGCATCGTCGCCCGCCACGGCGGCCGCGTCTGGGCCGAAGGCACGCCCGGGGCCGGCGCCGCGTTTTTCTTCACCCTGCCGACCGCCTCCACCCCATGA